One Erythrobacter sp. SDW2 genomic region harbors:
- a CDS encoding DUF1272 domain-containing protein produces the protein MLEMRPDCERCGTDLPAESPGAFICSFECTFCAECADALDDRCPNCGGELMDRPTRTRQLHETYPPSADRKFKG, from the coding sequence ATGCTGGAAATGCGCCCGGATTGCGAACGTTGCGGAACCGATCTTCCGGCCGAGTCCCCCGGAGCTTTCATTTGCAGCTTCGAATGCACCTTCTGCGCCGAATGCGCCGACGCGCTGGACGATCGCTGCCCCAATTGCGGCGGCGAACTGATGGACCGGCCCACAAGGACAAGGCAGTTGCACGAAACATACCCGCCCTCGGCCGATCGGAAATTCAAGGGGTGA
- the thiD gene encoding bifunctional hydroxymethylpyrimidine kinase/phosphomethylpyrimidine kinase, with translation MSARPPRILVIAGSDSSGGAGIQADIKTVTMLGGYAMTAITAVTAQNTRGVTGVETLAPSFVAAQIDACLTDIGVDAVKIGMLGNADIAEVVADRLEDLPCPIVFDPVMIATSGAVLADEATIDVFEWLMELATLTTPNVPELAALGGHGAMAARGAPYLAKGGDADGPMLEDRLVRPGQEDVVWNEARIVTRHTHGTGCTLASAIATLLGAGQPLEDAVAQARRFVREALQNAPGFGSGSGPLGHQAVRPD, from the coding sequence GTGAGCGCCCGTCCGCCTCGCATCCTTGTCATCGCCGGATCTGACAGTTCGGGCGGCGCGGGGATCCAGGCCGATATCAAGACCGTCACCATGCTGGGCGGCTATGCCATGACCGCGATCACCGCGGTGACGGCACAGAACACCAGGGGTGTGACCGGCGTCGAGACCCTCGCCCCTTCTTTCGTCGCCGCGCAGATCGATGCCTGCTTGACCGACATCGGGGTCGATGCCGTCAAGATCGGGATGCTCGGCAATGCCGACATTGCCGAAGTTGTCGCCGACCGGTTGGAGGACCTGCCCTGCCCGATCGTATTCGATCCGGTGATGATCGCCACCAGCGGCGCGGTGCTGGCGGACGAAGCGACGATCGATGTGTTCGAATGGCTCATGGAACTGGCGACCCTGACAACGCCCAACGTGCCGGAACTCGCCGCGCTCGGCGGGCATGGGGCGATGGCGGCGCGCGGTGCGCCCTACCTCGCCAAGGGCGGCGATGCCGACGGGCCGATGCTGGAGGACAGGCTGGTCCGCCCCGGGCAGGAGGATGTGGTCTGGAACGAGGCCCGTATCGTCACCCGCCATACCCACGGCACTGGCTGCACGCTCGCCAGTGCCATCGCAACGCTGCTGGGTGCAGGACAGCCGCTTGAAGACGCGGTCGCCCAAGCGCGCCGGTTTGTGCGCGAGGCGCTGCAGAACGCCCCCGGTTTCGGCAGCGGATCAGGCCCGCTTGGCCATCAGGCGGTTCGGCCGGACTAA
- a CDS encoding LOG family protein codes for MTDNSHERHLSDRRFYHAEEEARFTQKSPTDTPQTRHPAYRLAFQDTDFLLREELRPVRFQLELLKPEMLLEEAGVGSTLVMYGSARIPAPEEAEALVEAAKERDEFEQKVANNLAAKAKYYDEAYKLARLVSEKSIVEDGQRQFVVCSGGGPSIMEAANKGASDAGAESIGLNIILPHEQAPNRYVTPYLALNFHYFALRKMHFLLRAKAVAVFPGGFGTFDEFFELLTLVQTGKMKPMPIILFGKDFWTRVVDFDALAEEGTISRKDLDLITWCETAEEAWAHIAAFYDIKG; via the coding sequence ATGACTGACAATTCGCACGAACGCCACCTGAGCGACCGCCGCTTCTATCACGCCGAGGAAGAGGCGCGCTTCACCCAGAAAAGCCCGACCGACACACCGCAGACGCGGCACCCGGCCTATCGTCTCGCCTTTCAGGACACCGACTTCCTGCTGCGCGAGGAACTGCGCCCCGTGCGTTTCCAGCTCGAGCTGCTCAAGCCCGAGATGCTGCTGGAGGAAGCCGGCGTCGGCTCCACTCTGGTCATGTACGGCTCTGCGCGCATCCCTGCGCCCGAGGAGGCCGAAGCGCTGGTCGAAGCGGCCAAGGAGCGCGACGAATTCGAGCAGAAGGTGGCGAACAACCTCGCGGCCAAGGCCAAGTATTACGACGAGGCCTACAAGCTTGCCCGGCTGGTCAGCGAAAAATCGATCGTCGAGGATGGCCAGCGCCAGTTCGTGGTCTGCTCGGGCGGCGGCCCCTCGATCATGGAGGCAGCCAACAAGGGCGCGAGCGATGCCGGGGCCGAGAGCATCGGACTCAACATCATCCTCCCGCATGAGCAGGCGCCCAATCGCTACGTTACCCCCTACCTCGCGCTCAATTTCCACTATTTTGCGCTGCGCAAGATGCACTTCCTGTTGCGGGCCAAGGCGGTGGCGGTATTCCCCGGCGGCTTCGGCACGTTCGACGAATTCTTCGAGCTGCTGACCCTGGTCCAGACCGGCAAGATGAAGCCGATGCCGATCATCCTGTTCGGCAAGGATTTCTGGACCCGGGTGGTCGATTTCGATGCCCTGGCCGAGGAGGGCACGATCTCGCGCAAGGACCTTGACCTGATCACCTGGTGCGAAACGGCAGAAGAGGCCTGGGCCCACATCGCCGCGTTCTACGACATCAAGGGTTAG
- a CDS encoding PepSY domain-containing protein has translation MSKAKTRNFLVKCHLWAAGLLAPLFILVAYTGAAYLLDFKGEVKETALALPAGTTLDPESPTIENDVRRILAANKLDIQFDYLRMGGDSITTRPTSRDFVSFQQEDGEWTAKLNQPDLQYALIELHKGHGPALYRYYQILAAVVLFLVVLGGLIVGWMAPGYRRATSIGLGVGTVTFGLLAFVL, from the coding sequence ATGAGCAAGGCCAAGACCCGCAATTTCCTCGTCAAATGCCACTTGTGGGCGGCGGGACTATTGGCTCCGCTGTTTATCCTCGTCGCCTATACCGGCGCGGCGTATCTGCTCGATTTCAAGGGCGAGGTGAAGGAAACCGCGCTGGCGCTGCCGGCCGGGACCACACTTGATCCCGAAAGCCCGACGATCGAGAACGATGTGCGCCGGATCCTCGCCGCCAATAAGCTCGATATCCAGTTCGACTACCTGCGGATGGGTGGCGATTCGATTACCACCCGCCCGACCAGCCGCGATTTCGTGAGCTTCCAGCAGGAGGACGGCGAATGGACCGCCAAGCTCAACCAGCCCGACCTGCAGTACGCGCTGATCGAACTGCACAAGGGCCACGGTCCCGCGCTTTACCGATACTACCAGATCTTGGCGGCAGTGGTGCTGTTCCTGGTGGTGCTGGGCGGCCTGATCGTCGGCTGGATGGCGCCTGGTTATCGCCGCGCGACCAGCATCGGGCTGGGCGTCGGCACGGTCACCTTCGGACTGCTTGCCTTCGTTTTGTAG
- a CDS encoding YbcC family protein, whose product MTHQDASTHFALSPLALAVDAAIRLIPPSWPLASSVAVNPFLGQTGDTLAQTGSRLARAGGIAVTMPRQWYADQIAAGTIADRHLQAALEASSHAGKPASIARLREAVLQDGASLSPPVTIATLAAEASGIDWPAIIADRFGTWAAGYFDRGQALWPVLRGRSAWAAWRSFATHDLAPEILGLKGFARRVAEAPQDPLAAIEQAVTMLGIEPEEVEIYFHTLLLSLGGWAQFARYELWQAELAGKHDATLSDLLAVRLQWEVALLEQYDPGLAGPWAAARKRLRQPHETDPELVIDEILQEAAERSAQERLAATLAQGPAAPSEGRPSLQAAFCIDVRSEVFRRALEALDPSIRTIGFAGFFGLATEHRGFASDEKERRLPVLLNPRVTSSTADPALEAQDLAARYRARAKRAWGRFKLAAVSSFAFVEATGPVYLGKLVRDALGLNANKVPGGPTPRFDPSLPLDARIDAAATVLRAMSLTSGFAPVVVLAGHGANVVNNPHASGLHCGACGGYSGEVNARLLAGLLNDPAVRAGIAERGIAIPADTVFVAALHDTTTDRVTLYDSDGVTGLEEVRRWLDEAGRQCRMERALRLPRATSADDIPARSVNWAEVRPEWALAGCQAFVAAPRHRTSGRSLAGKAFLHDYDWRKDEAHSFEVLELILIAPVVVASWISLQYYGSCVAPAAFGSGNKLLHNVVGGIGVVEGNGGNLRAGLAWQSVHDGESFAHEPLRLTVCVEAPTEAMSAILARHPQVRALFDNRWLHLVALDGEGRMAQRYSGDLAWEAFA is encoded by the coding sequence ATGACCCACCAAGACGCGTCCACGCACTTCGCCCTCTCGCCGCTAGCACTGGCTGTCGATGCCGCCATCCGCCTGATCCCGCCGAGCTGGCCGCTCGCCTCGTCGGTCGCGGTCAATCCCTTTCTTGGCCAAACCGGTGACACGCTGGCCCAGACCGGCAGTCGCCTCGCCCGGGCCGGCGGGATCGCCGTAACCATGCCGCGCCAGTGGTATGCGGACCAGATCGCCGCTGGGACTATTGCCGACAGGCACTTGCAAGCGGCGCTCGAAGCTTCTTCCCACGCCGGCAAGCCCGCCAGCATCGCCCGGCTTCGTGAAGCTGTGCTGCAGGATGGTGCCTCGCTCTCGCCCCCGGTCACCATCGCCACCCTGGCAGCGGAAGCGAGCGGCATCGACTGGCCCGCGATCATCGCCGACCGTTTCGGCACCTGGGCGGCCGGCTATTTCGATCGCGGACAGGCCTTGTGGCCGGTCCTGCGCGGACGCTCTGCCTGGGCCGCCTGGCGAAGCTTTGCGACCCACGATCTCGCGCCCGAAATCCTTGGGCTCAAGGGCTTCGCCCGGCGCGTGGCCGAGGCGCCGCAGGATCCTCTGGCTGCCATCGAGCAGGCCGTCACCATGCTCGGCATCGAACCGGAGGAGGTTGAAATCTATTTCCACACGCTGCTGCTCTCGCTCGGCGGCTGGGCCCAGTTCGCCCGCTACGAATTGTGGCAGGCGGAACTGGCCGGAAAACATGACGCGACTTTGTCTGACCTGCTGGCAGTCCGGTTGCAGTGGGAAGTCGCGCTGCTCGAGCAATACGATCCCGGCCTCGCCGGACCCTGGGCAGCGGCCAGGAAGCGGCTCAGGCAACCCCATGAGACCGATCCGGAACTGGTGATCGACGAGATTCTGCAGGAGGCTGCCGAGCGGTCGGCGCAGGAACGCCTGGCCGCGACATTGGCGCAAGGGCCAGCGGCGCCGTCGGAAGGCCGCCCAAGCCTGCAGGCTGCGTTCTGTATCGATGTCCGTTCCGAGGTGTTCCGCCGGGCTCTGGAGGCTCTCGACCCTTCGATCCGCACGATCGGTTTCGCGGGGTTCTTCGGCCTTGCAACCGAACACCGCGGCTTTGCTTCCGACGAGAAGGAGCGCCGCCTGCCGGTCCTCCTCAACCCGCGTGTGACGTCCAGCACCGCCGACCCGGCGCTGGAGGCACAGGACCTCGCCGCACGCTACAGGGCGCGCGCGAAGCGGGCATGGGGCCGGTTCAAGCTGGCGGCCGTCTCTTCCTTCGCTTTCGTCGAGGCAACCGGTCCGGTCTATCTCGGCAAGCTGGTGCGCGACGCTCTGGGGCTCAACGCAAACAAGGTGCCTGGAGGTCCGACCCCGCGGTTCGACCCTTCGCTGCCATTGGATGCGCGCATCGATGCTGCTGCGACCGTGTTGCGGGCCATGTCGCTGACCAGCGGCTTTGCTCCGGTTGTGGTGCTGGCAGGGCATGGCGCCAATGTCGTCAACAACCCGCATGCGAGCGGGCTGCACTGCGGAGCTTGCGGAGGCTATTCGGGCGAAGTCAACGCACGCTTGCTGGCTGGGTTGCTCAACGATCCGGCAGTGCGCGCCGGAATTGCCGAGCGCGGGATCGCCATTCCAGCAGATACCGTGTTCGTTGCCGCCCTGCACGATACCACCACCGACCGGGTTACGCTGTACGATAGCGATGGCGTGACAGGCCTTGAGGAGGTCCGCCGCTGGCTCGATGAGGCAGGCCGACAGTGCCGGATGGAGCGGGCGCTGCGCCTGCCGCGGGCAACATCGGCCGACGACATCCCCGCTCGTTCGGTCAACTGGGCGGAGGTCCGGCCGGAATGGGCGCTGGCCGGGTGCCAGGCCTTCGTCGCAGCGCCGCGCCATCGCACCAGCGGTCGCTCGCTTGCTGGCAAGGCCTTCCTCCACGATTACGACTGGCGCAAGGACGAGGCCCACAGCTTCGAGGTGCTCGAACTGATCCTGATCGCACCTGTGGTGGTCGCGAGCTGGATCAGCCTGCAATACTATGGATCCTGCGTCGCGCCGGCGGCCTTCGGGTCGGGCAACAAGCTGCTCCACAATGTGGTCGGCGGCATCGGCGTGGTCGAAGGCAATGGCGGCAATCTGCGCGCCGGACTGGCCTGGCAATCGGTCCATGATGGTGAGAGTTTTGCCCACGAGCCCCTCCGGCTGACGGTCTGCGTGGAGGCTCCGACGGAAGCGATGAGCGCGATCCTCGCCCGCCACCCGCAGGTCAGGGCGCTGTTCGACAACCGCTGGCTGCACCTTGTGGCGTTGGACGGGGAAGGTCGCATGGCACAGCGCTATAGCGGCGATCTCGCCTGGGAGGCCTTCGCCTGA
- a CDS encoding proton-conducting transporter membrane subunit, translated as MSANLISLAAPLVMAMVALIAVASPGRRPIQLLRAAEAGSLLALAAALVATIRLAMEGSWTGVLADFGDIRLALRFDTVSSVMLLLVTFIGWVVLRYAASYLDGEDRQGAFVGWMAATLAAVMLLVQAGDLILFALAWVCTSLFLHRLLLFYRERPAAQRAARKKFIVARVGDAALVGAAILLAVAYGTSDIAAMLGAARDGSGGGWAAGAAALLAVAAVLKSAQFPAHGWLTEVMETPTPVSALLHAGVINGGGFLLVRFADVMLLAPGVLAVLVFVGGFTALLGGLAMLGQSAVKNSLAWSTIAQMGFMILQCGLALFPLALLHIVAHSLYKAHAFLASGTAVEVVASIRRPGPIAIPDGKAVALSFALALGIYAVIGALFGLSDKSPQAIALGAMLIFGVAYMLAQGLADRAPRELTRRTAIYAVATSLAYFMLQRGTEWLTAGVLPETPAPGPLEWWLIALAVVSFAIVAVAQALFPLWATHPAAVGLRVHLSNGLYANAMFDRLIANWSIRHNS; from the coding sequence ATGTCTGCAAATTTGATTTCCCTCGCAGCGCCTTTGGTGATGGCAATGGTGGCACTGATTGCTGTCGCCAGCCCGGGCCGCCGACCGATCCAGCTGCTTCGTGCGGCGGAGGCCGGGTCCCTGCTGGCTCTCGCTGCCGCTCTTGTGGCGACGATCCGCCTCGCCATGGAGGGTTCTTGGACCGGCGTGCTGGCCGACTTCGGCGACATCAGACTTGCGCTCCGTTTCGACACGGTCAGTTCGGTCATGCTGCTGCTGGTGACATTCATTGGCTGGGTCGTGCTTCGCTACGCAGCGAGCTATCTCGACGGCGAGGATCGGCAAGGCGCGTTCGTCGGCTGGATGGCGGCGACTCTCGCTGCTGTCATGCTGCTGGTCCAGGCAGGCGACCTCATCCTGTTCGCGCTGGCCTGGGTGTGCACCAGCCTGTTCCTGCACCGGCTCTTGCTGTTCTATCGGGAGCGGCCGGCGGCCCAGCGCGCCGCGCGCAAGAAATTCATTGTCGCACGTGTCGGCGATGCTGCGCTGGTCGGGGCTGCCATCCTGCTGGCCGTCGCCTATGGCACGAGTGACATCGCTGCAATGCTTGGCGCGGCGCGCGACGGCTCCGGCGGCGGCTGGGCAGCTGGCGCAGCGGCGCTGCTGGCGGTGGCGGCCGTATTGAAGTCCGCCCAGTTCCCTGCCCATGGCTGGTTGACCGAAGTCATGGAGACCCCGACCCCGGTTTCCGCCCTGCTCCATGCCGGGGTGATCAATGGAGGCGGCTTCCTGCTGGTTCGCTTTGCCGACGTCATGCTGCTCGCCCCGGGCGTGCTGGCGGTGCTGGTGTTCGTCGGCGGCTTTACCGCCCTGCTCGGCGGACTGGCGATGCTCGGCCAGTCGGCGGTCAAGAACTCGCTCGCCTGGTCGACCATCGCCCAGATGGGCTTCATGATCCTGCAGTGCGGGCTGGCGCTGTTCCCGCTCGCCTTGCTGCATATCGTTGCGCACTCGCTGTACAAGGCGCATGCCTTCCTTGCCTCGGGCACGGCCGTCGAAGTGGTTGCATCCATCCGTCGCCCCGGTCCGATCGCGATCCCCGATGGCAAGGCGGTGGCGCTTTCCTTCGCCCTCGCTTTGGGCATCTACGCAGTGATCGGCGCGCTGTTCGGTCTCTCGGACAAGTCGCCGCAAGCCATTGCGCTCGGGGCGATGCTGATCTTCGGCGTGGCCTACATGCTGGCCCAGGGTCTGGCCGACCGCGCGCCCCGCGAGTTGACCCGCCGCACCGCGATCTACGCCGTTGCGACCTCGCTGGCCTATTTCATGCTTCAGCGCGGCACCGAATGGCTGACCGCCGGGGTGCTGCCGGAAACCCCTGCGCCCGGCCCGCTGGAATGGTGGCTCATCGCGCTCGCGGTTGTGAGCTTCGCGATTGTCGCGGTGGCGCAGGCGTTGTTCCCGCTGTGGGCGACTCATCCGGCCGCCGTGGGCCTGCGGGTCCACCTGTCCAACGGGCTTTATGCCAACGCCATGTTCGACCGCCTGATCGCCAACTGGTCGATCCGGCACAACTCCTGA
- a CDS encoding LysR family transcriptional regulator, protein MAELNFHHLRYFHTVAHEGNLTRAAQRLNVSQSAVSTQIRQLEDRLGHALFERRGRVLVLTEEGRVTLDYADSIFATGQELLATLSHGTHHRRGLRVGSLATLSRNFQLAFLRPLLGRADVEIIVRSGSAGELYSALAALQLDVVLTNQPPPHDALTVFRTRRLDEQPISLIGVPALCPPHGSLVERLQEAPLILPVTASALRSGIDLLINRLGISVQIAAEVDDMAMLRLLAREGAGLAVLPPIVVRDELSSGVLIESARLPDISETFYGVTVDRRFPNPLLDGLFATTA, encoded by the coding sequence ATGGCCGAGCTGAATTTCCATCACCTGCGCTATTTCCACACCGTTGCGCACGAGGGAAATCTGACGCGGGCGGCGCAGCGGCTCAACGTTTCGCAGTCGGCCGTCTCGACCCAGATCCGCCAACTGGAAGACCGGTTGGGGCATGCGCTGTTCGAGCGGCGCGGACGGGTGCTCGTGCTTACAGAGGAAGGGCGGGTGACGCTGGACTATGCCGATTCCATCTTTGCGACCGGACAGGAGCTGCTGGCGACGCTTAGCCATGGCACGCACCATCGCCGCGGATTGCGGGTCGGATCGCTGGCTACGCTCTCGCGCAATTTCCAGCTCGCTTTCCTCCGCCCCTTGCTGGGCCGGGCCGATGTAGAGATCATCGTCCGGTCGGGCAGCGCGGGCGAACTCTACAGCGCGCTCGCGGCGCTTCAGCTGGATGTGGTTCTGACCAACCAGCCGCCACCGCATGACGCACTGACGGTCTTTCGCACGCGTCGCCTCGATGAACAGCCGATCAGTCTGATCGGTGTTCCGGCCTTGTGCCCGCCACACGGATCATTGGTCGAGCGCCTTCAGGAAGCCCCGCTCATCCTGCCCGTGACTGCCTCGGCGTTGCGCTCGGGGATCGACCTGCTGATCAACCGGTTGGGGATTTCGGTCCAGATTGCCGCCGAGGTCGATGACATGGCGATGTTGCGCCTGCTCGCCCGCGAAGGTGCGGGCCTTGCGGTCCTGCCGCCGATCGTGGTGCGCGATGAACTGTCGAGCGGCGTGCTGATCGAAAGCGCGCGCCTGCCCGACATCAGCGAGACCTTCTACGGCGTCACGGTCGACCGGCGATTTCCCAATCCGCTGCTCGATGGCTTGTTTGCGACCACGGCGTGA
- a CDS encoding Ppx/GppA phosphatase family protein gives MADVSPPDRNKGAGRKGNKRSGKVADFRYKSSPPPDAKNKERRSARDAARDAGRGGRARAIGHGGQQNASRAPHQRVPQQRPQRSGPHHRQAYAALDLGTNNCRLLIARPTGENFTVIDAFSRVVKLGEGLAHSGRLSDEAMDRALGALKICSEKLQRRNVWLARSVATEACRRAENGAEFIARVREETGIVLDIITAQEEARLAVLGCHILLEQGDGRAVIFDIGGGSTELVLIEPDGRAVPRILDWQSVPWGVVSLSDMVPRRARGEEARIARYSEMRRVVGESFAPFAERVAEAARQPDIRLLGTSGTVTTLASLHLELPQYDRRAVDGLIVPSASMRDISTRLSGMSVEERCTLPCIGNDRAELVVAGCAILEAILDIWPAQKLGVADRGIREGILRSLMAADQNLAYERTA, from the coding sequence ATGGCGGATGTTTCTCCGCCGGACAGGAATAAGGGGGCAGGCCGCAAGGGGAACAAAAGGTCCGGCAAGGTAGCCGATTTTCGCTACAAGAGTTCCCCGCCGCCCGATGCCAAAAACAAGGAACGCCGCTCCGCCCGCGACGCTGCTCGCGATGCCGGCAGGGGAGGCCGTGCGCGGGCCATCGGCCACGGTGGCCAGCAGAACGCATCCAGGGCTCCGCATCAACGCGTCCCCCAACAGCGCCCGCAACGGTCAGGCCCGCACCATCGGCAGGCCTACGCCGCACTCGACCTAGGCACCAACAACTGCCGCCTGCTGATCGCACGCCCCACGGGCGAGAACTTTACGGTGATCGACGCTTTCAGCCGGGTCGTGAAACTGGGTGAAGGGCTGGCGCACAGTGGCCGACTGTCCGACGAGGCGATGGACCGCGCGCTGGGCGCGCTCAAGATCTGCTCGGAAAAGCTTCAGCGGCGCAATGTATGGCTTGCCCGCTCGGTCGCGACCGAGGCCTGCCGCCGAGCAGAAAATGGCGCCGAGTTCATCGCCCGCGTGCGCGAGGAAACCGGGATCGTCCTGGACATCATCACCGCGCAGGAAGAGGCGCGGCTGGCTGTCCTCGGTTGCCATATCCTGCTGGAGCAAGGTGACGGGCGCGCGGTCATCTTCGATATTGGTGGCGGCTCGACCGAGCTGGTGCTGATCGAACCAGACGGACGTGCTGTCCCGCGGATCCTCGACTGGCAAAGCGTGCCATGGGGGGTCGTTTCGCTCAGCGACATGGTACCGCGCAGGGCTCGCGGCGAAGAAGCCCGGATCGCGCGCTACTCGGAAATGCGCCGCGTGGTGGGGGAAAGTTTTGCCCCCTTCGCCGAGCGCGTGGCCGAGGCGGCCCGGCAACCCGATATCCGCCTGCTGGGCACCAGCGGCACTGTCACGACTCTCGCAAGCCTGCATCTGGAACTGCCGCAATATGATCGGCGCGCGGTCGACGGTCTGATCGTGCCGTCCGCCTCGATGCGCGACATTTCGACCCGGCTTTCCGGTATGAGCGTGGAAGAACGCTGCACCCTGCCCTGCATCGGCAATGACCGGGCCGAGCTGGTCGTGGCGGGTTGCGCAATCCTTGAAGCGATCCTCGACATCTGGCCGGCGCAGAAGCTGGGTGTCGCGGACCGCGGCATCCGCGAGGGTATCCTGCGCAGCCTGATGGCGGCGGACCAGAACCTCGCCTATGAGCGCACCGCATGA
- a CDS encoding RlmE family RNA methyltransferase, which translates to MTRGTRDPGKRVKTARGRTASSNRWLERQLNDPYVKQAKAEGYRSRAAYKLIELDEKFGLLKGAHRVVDLGIAPGGWSQVVRKKRPKAAVVGIDLLEVEPIEGVTIFQMDFMADEAPAALEGALDGRPDFVMSDMAANTVGHKQTDHLRTMGLVETAAHFAIETLEEGGTFLAKVLAGGTDADLLALLKRHFKTVKHAKPPASRKGSSEWYVVAQGFKGR; encoded by the coding sequence ATGACCAGAGGTACCAGGGATCCGGGCAAGCGGGTCAAGACCGCGCGGGGCCGGACAGCGTCATCGAACCGCTGGCTGGAGAGGCAGCTCAACGACCCTTATGTCAAGCAGGCCAAGGCCGAAGGGTACCGCAGCCGCGCGGCCTACAAGTTAATCGAACTCGACGAGAAGTTCGGGTTGCTGAAGGGCGCGCACAGGGTGGTCGACCTCGGCATTGCGCCGGGCGGCTGGAGCCAGGTCGTTCGCAAGAAGCGGCCCAAGGCGGCGGTCGTCGGCATCGATCTGCTGGAGGTCGAACCGATCGAAGGTGTCACTATCTTCCAGATGGACTTCATGGCCGATGAAGCCCCTGCGGCGCTCGAGGGCGCGCTCGACGGGCGGCCCGATTTCGTCATGAGCGACATGGCCGCCAACACAGTCGGTCACAAGCAGACCGACCATTTGCGCACCATGGGGCTGGTCGAAACTGCGGCGCATTTCGCCATCGAGACGCTGGAAGAAGGCGGGACGTTCCTCGCCAAGGTGCTGGCGGGCGGGACCGATGCCGACCTGCTGGCGCTGCTGAAGAGGCACTTCAAGACCGTCAAACACGCCAAACCCCCGGCGAGCCGCAAGGGCTCGTCGGAGTGGTATGTTGTCGCTCAGGGGTTCAAGGGGCGCTAG
- a CDS encoding cytochrome c family protein, giving the protein MTDNRNTIFGWILFSGIVALGLSILSGKYFHADKAEHLEEGKAGFFIAGGEEESGGAAEMTMAEAVNMAGVDAAAGEKVFAKCSACHTIEQGGANGIGPNLWGVMGQPIGKHVPGFAYSAALSGKGGIWDWDTMNEWLKSPAAFAKGTKMSFAGLSKIEDRAAVALYMNSMGSNLPVPTFVADAAESAEGGEGDAATPGEIPAGDAAQAPAGETPVEAVVE; this is encoded by the coding sequence ATGACCGACAATCGCAACACCATCTTCGGCTGGATCCTGTTTTCGGGCATCGTCGCCCTCGGCCTCTCGATCCTGAGCGGCAAGTATTTCCACGCCGACAAGGCCGAGCACTTGGAAGAGGGCAAGGCCGGCTTCTTCATCGCCGGCGGCGAAGAGGAAAGCGGTGGCGCGGCTGAAATGACCATGGCCGAAGCGGTCAACATGGCAGGCGTCGATGCCGCTGCGGGCGAGAAGGTCTTCGCAAAGTGCAGCGCGTGCCACACCATCGAGCAGGGCGGCGCCAATGGCATCGGACCCAACCTGTGGGGCGTGATGGGCCAGCCGATCGGCAAGCACGTGCCGGGCTTCGCCTATTCGGCGGCCCTTTCCGGCAAGGGCGGCATTTGGGATTGGGACACCATGAACGAGTGGCTCAAGAGCCCGGCGGCTTTTGCCAAGGGCACCAAGATGAGCTTCGCCGGTCTTTCCAAGATCGAAGATCGTGCGGCCGTGGCGCTCTATATGAACTCGATGGGTTCGAACCTGCCGGTCCCCACCTTCGTGGCTGACGCCGCGGAGAGCGCTGAGGGCGGCGAGGGTGATGCTGCTACGCCCGGTGAAATCCCGGCAGGCGATGCGGCGCAAGCGCCCGCGGGCGAGACTCCGGTCGAGGCCGTCGTCGAATAA